AGGCGGCCATCGTGGCCTTCACCAAGGCGCTGGCCAAGCAGGTGATCGAGCGCGGCATCCGCGTCAACGCGGTGGCCCCAGGCCCGATCTGGACCGTGCTGCAGCCCAGTGGCGGCCAACCACCGGAAAAGATCCCCGACTTCGGTGGGCATACCCCGATGAAACGCCCGGGCCAGCCCGCCGAGTGCGCCCCGTTGTACGTACTGCTTGCCAGCCAGGAGTCGAGCTATATCACCGGTGAGGTGTTCGGCGTCACCGGCGGCGATCCACTGCCATAGGGCAACGTCGAGTAAACCTTGGCCGCGCCGCGCAGTCAGTCATTGTAAGAGGCCCTTCATGCGGGCCAGGGAGGTGGCTGATGAAACTCGTCTGCCTGCTGCGTGGCTGCCAGTGGCGCAGCCTGTTGATCCGTGAAATCGCCGGGCTTGACTGCCAGTGCTGCGAACGCTGCGGCGCGCTGCGCTACAGCCAGCCCGGCCAACCATTCGATGCGTAGGAACCGACCATGGCCCGGGCAATCTGGAAAGGCGCGATCAGCTTCGGCCTCGTGCATATCCCTGTCTCTCTCAATACCGCCGTGCGCACCGAGCGCGTGGATTTCGACTGGCTCGACAAGCGCAGCATGGAGCCGGTGGGCTACAAGCGGGTAAACAAGGTGACTGGCAAGGAGATCGACAAGGAACACATCGTCAAAGGTGTGGAGTACGAGAAGGGCCGC
The Pseudomonas putida genome window above contains:
- a CDS encoding PSPA7_2676 family Cys-rich small protein, translating into MKLVCLLRGCQWRSLLIREIAGLDCQCCERCGALRYSQPGQPFDA